The sequence TGTTCACGATCACAGTGGAGGTACTTGTCCACCTACTGTTCCTAGAGTCTCAGGAGTTCCACAGCACTTGACCTACAAACATTAACTGCTTCTGAATTGAAAAATCCAATTGCTCTTAGCAGGGACTTAAACTTCAGTGTGATAGAGGCTCAAGCTAGGCCCTACCAAGCAATGTTGCCACAGGGCAAATGCAGCAATTCAACAATTGGAGAAATGGCCTTGAAAGAAGTGGCTGCTGTAGTCTGGACAAGTTGGCAGTCACTGCCCAGAATGATTAGGTGAGCGTTAGAGCACAACATTTCACTAAGCTAACTGGAATGTTACAGAAGCATTAATCACTACTTGTCCTACAAGAACAGAACAGAGGCGAAGGCTGCTTTTCAGTTAAAGGAAATACAACTAGATGAAGCCCACATCTCAATGAGTGGAATCTGAATATACGAACTCCCACCATGTTAATATGTGCACATCAGGCAAACAGGAATCCTATGCTATTCCCAAGCAATAGGAAGCTTTTAATATCACAGGACTCAGAAACTAGTTTTGGAGTGGGTCAGTTTAAGAAAACCTGGTAAATGATTAGTAAAATAGTTGTACCTATCACCTGCAGCAACTGCTTTTGTGAAGTAAAACTTCTCAGAAGCCAGACTATCACTTCAAAGAAGGTGCCTAGCCTGTATTAACCCGCACTGTCGATGTGCCGTATGCTTGGGTTGCAGTATAATCTTGCACACGGTACATGGACCAGGGCAGTGAGGAAGAACACACACCAGCAATATTACTACTGCAGGTTTACTTTTAATTAGCCAGCAGCtgccagattaaaaaaaacttatACAGGCACTGAAGTTAATATAAAGAATAAAAGGGAATCTTTTCATCAGAAGTAAAGGGAAACTAATGAGCTGGAGAAAGTTACGCAATAGTTTCCAAAGGTGATGAGAAAAGAACCCTACTTTTGCATTTGTGATCCTTGCATGTAACACTGATAGAACACACCTAAGCTCCGAAGTCTAAACTACTTCAACTCTGGCACCTAAGCTCCGAAGTCTAAACTACTTCAACTCTGGCACCAGCAGACAGGATATGTGTTTGTGCTGGTGCCAGGTAACAGGCCATCCTTGTCTCAACctttggtttctttctttctgctgTAGGAAGTGATGTAACTGCCAACAGTAACTATTGTGGGGGACAGAGGGTTAGCTAAGTTCCCCCCCATTGTGTATAATACTAGCTGGAAAAAATGTCTctgggaatttttaaatttgACACTGTATGCTCTtgccaatttttaatttttcagatattttctttCAGTCGTCTGGATAATTTGTTTGAGATTCGTTCTTCAGCAATACCTGAGGAGCTGCCAGCTAGAATCACAGAGCTCTCAACATAGTCAGGCCCTTTTCTACACAGTCAGTCCCAAATGCTGGTTGTGGAGACTCTGTACAGGCTATGCGACTGAGATTTGCTCAACTTGCTCACCTTCAGGCAGCAGTTTCACAGGCTGTAATAAGGGGATGCTATTTTGGGGCCCTGAGAAAAAATCCTTGCACCACTCCCAACTGCTGAAAGCTGTTGATATCCCCTCAGTTTTATCACAGTTTGAAGCAAAGGGCTTCATCATCTCCTTAAAGTGCAGTACTGCTGTCACAACTGATGGTAAAAATGATGTCTTACTTAACAAAGCCACATGGTTTCTTAGCTAGGAGAGGGGGAGCTGGACTCTGTGGGTATCTGTACAGAGCAGGCATACATACAAGTCGCAATGCAAAAATCAGACTTTTGTTCTTTCTATCAGGAGAAGTAATGGTTCTCCTTGGCTCTTATTTTCTCCAGGGGTGGCATTTAGGAATTGTTTTCTCCTCAGACTCTCCTTGCTCCCATCCTCTCTTCCTTCAGGATGTAGTATGGAACTATCTTTTTCTTCCATGTTTGTAAAGTTCCCagcacaatgtggtcctgatccatgactggggttcctaagTGCTATGATATAAATCATGATAAGGAATGGAAGATCTTCTAACACTTCCACCCAAACAGAGGCCCAGCACATGAACTCTTTCAAGAGCCAGGAGAGAGAacttgctctgccccaggctaAGCCAAACCCTAACTAGTATACTGAGTAGCAAGTCTGTCAGTTCTGGACAATATAGGACATGGGTTTCTCTTCTACCTCTTTCAAATGGTGTGACATTTGTCCCCAGAAAGCATGCTGGCTCTGTTGAAGACAGAACCTGGTgctaagctataccagcaaagatTGTTCCATATTGAGAGCCGGCATCATTCAccagaaatgaatttttttgctatatttctctttttaaaaaattatgtgaCAAATAACACCCTCCACTTTCATTGCAGTTAAGCAAAATGCTTCTGCATCTGAAGAGCTGGAAATAAACAGTGACCAGATGGATCAATGCTGGATGAAATCTGAGCAGCATATTCATGGATCAGCGGCTCTGTGGCCTAGTTCTATCCCATCCCCTGAGGAGGTAAAGTTGTCAAACTCTTGGGATACCTTGCAcagaccagatttttttttttaaagtcttttttaaaatacaataaaaatagcaGATACTAAATTTAAAGTAAGCTATTTTTacagtttggttttaaaaaaatacacaactTGTGTAACTAACAGATTCTGCTTCTGTTATTCAATAACTGTAACATTACCCTACTCCATCATACCTTTTATGTTCAAAAAGTCACATTAACCCAAAGAGGATACAGACAAGAGTCTTAGtcaaaataaatttgatttttttttttttgaaagaagaCGGTGAAGAAAACAGAAGAGAGACATTAACCAACTGCAACAGTTAGTGTTAACAAATTGGAGATTGGTAGTTAGTGTCAAATGCCACCTAATGTGAAACTTTccccactggggaaaaaaaagcaggagGCAAGTCCAATTTGCTCCATTATAGTcagaggctggagcagagcaTACAACAGTACCGCTAACATCAGTCACTTTACATATATTCAAGTTTTACACATCTGCAAAACAGAAATAGTAGCAGCCATTTGGATGTTCTTTCTTAATGGTTCTCAGGGGTGGTCTAGGAAATTCCGAAGGGCCTGGTTCTTGAGACATAGAGCTGGAACTGCAGCTACTGCTTCTGCTGCTACTTCCAGCCACCTGTGCTCTGCCTCTGTCCTCAGCTGGGGAGATCTGGGGAGACCCAGGACTCAGGTACCCTGCTGTGGTCTGAGTAGAGGTGGTGGCATAGGTGGTTGGGCCAGTGTTGTTTTTCACATAAACATTTTTTATAGCCACCAATGTGTGTGCCATAATACTGAGGCTGTTGCTGAGATCTTGCATGCCTTGCTGCAGCAGCCGAAGGTTGTGGTTGACACTGTCAAAGCCAGACTGGATCACCTGCATCTGGTTCTGCTGGATCTGCATTAGGTCCTCTTCCGTAATTTCATTTTGGTCTGTCTGAGACCGgccttttgttttggcttttacTTTCCCAGACAAACCACTCCCAGCTGTTCCCAGAAAGGGCAGTTGCTCCTGGCTAGGTGGAACCACAGCCATGTCCTCAGAACTTTCTTCTGGCTCCACTACCTTCACTACTATTTCCTCTTTTAAGTTCATCTTCTCAAGACAGGGTTGGTGGGATGGACCAGGATCATCTGTAAACCCTAaaagggcagagaggagggaaaaaaacaaaacagaaacaggaGTCAACAGACTTCATTATCTCGGTGGTCACTCAAACCTCTGCCTGCCCAGTGAGCACGATTGGCATTTACGTGGTAGTTAATACTTCTGCTGTCAAGACCCTATAATGATGACTTGTACTGTATTATCCCCTACACTTGTAGCATAGATATCTCCTTTAGTAggaaaaaatattgaaacatGCTCACTGTAAATGACATAACTGAGCGATGCAAATCTCAGATTAAAATCACTCACTCCCCAATAGACCAGCCAAAAGCATTTGCTACAGAAGAGATTAAGTTCATTCCAAGCTCTTATTTTCCTTTCTCCCAGCTCAGCACAAGAAACCAGTATCTGCAAGGCAGAAATAAGTGACATCCTATCTGAATTGCTCCTCCTTGCCTGAAGTAAGATTCATTGCACTAAAGCTCATACCTTGCAGACCCATGCACAACAGGGTGTACATCATCAAGAATGAACTGGGTCACTGCGGGGGGGCCTGGCAGGAAGCTGCATTTTACCAAAACTGCTGCTCCCCGCTGATGAGAGGAGCCCCCTTTCAGCGCCGAACGGGGGGAAAGACGCACAAGGCCGCCCCCGCCCGCCAGTACGGAGCCCTCCGGGCGCTGCACAGAGGCTGAGCTGGCCCCTCTGCGGGAGGGATGACCCGCTCTTCTGCTCCAGTGACCTGGCGGGGCTAATTCCCCGGCTCCATGGCAACGCCGACTCCCGCCGCGCCGGAGGCCCAGACCAgcggggaggggaagcagaagcCGAGACCGGGCGCGGGGCGCACAGGGGCCCGCTCCCCCCTCACCAGCCCCGGAGCTCACCGAGGTCCACCACGGAGGCTCCGGGCAGATCCAGCGTGTCGATTCCGCCCACGATGGGCACGGCCTCGGCGGGGCCGAGCGCGGAGCCGTAGGCGCGCTGGTGGTCGGGCTGCGGGCCGGGCTGGGGCATCTCCTCCGTGCACAGCAGCAGGCCGAGCCCGCCGGAGTGGCCGGCGGGGCCGCAGCCCTGCGAGAGGCGGCAGAGCTTGCTGCGGTCGCGCCGCTTCAGATCCCTCCAGCGCTTCTTGAGATCCTCCACGTCGCGGGGGCAGGCGGCCACCGGGTTCACCTTGTGCCGGATCAGCTCCCAGACCCGCCGCTTCTGGCCCGGGGAGGCGCGGCCCGGCCCCGCTGCGAACAGCATCTGCTCGTGCTTCAGCACCTGCTCGATCAGCACCTCGGTCTCCGCCTCGTTGAAATTGGCTTTGCGCCGCTTGGGCGAGTCCTCGGCCATCATCCTCCCCGGCGGGCGGGGCCCGCGGGCCGCCCCGATCGCCGCGCGGCCGCCGCTAGGCCACAGCCCGGGCCCTGCTCGGCAGACCAACGCCGCGCACGAAAGCGAGGGACGCGCAAGCCCCCGGCGCAGGCGCCCCGCGCCCCGCTTGTTGACATGGGGAGAGGGCGGGAGCCGGTGTCCGGGCGGCCCCGCCCCGCGCAGGGGAGCCGGCGCGCGCCGCTCCCGAATGGGAATCCCAGCTGAGACTCGCGTCCGCCCGACTTGCTCCCGCCCACCACGGGCACTGAGCGTTCTAGCCCCGCCCCTTTCCGCCGTCACAACCACACCCCACGGCGCAAATCTGATCCCAGTCCTCCCCTAGCCGAGGCTCGGTAGGCGAGTAGCGGCGCTGTCCTCGCCCACGTGGTACAGCATTCTAGCCCCGCCCACAGTTGGTGTGACCCGCGCTTGGGGGACAGGCCGGgtctgcctcccccccccgccgcagccGCTCTTGTCCGCGCGCTGCGACGTGCGTTGTGCGCCTGCTCGGCGGGCGGGCGGCCGGGGATGGCGGCTGTTTTGGAGCTGGTGCTGCGGGAGGAGGTGGCGCCCGGCGCCGTGGTGCGGTGGCTCGACCACGGCCCCCGCCACCGCCCAGCCGAGGTAACGCGCAGCCCAGCACCGTTGTGTGGCGCTGCTCCGCCCTCAGCCCGGCAGCGGGGCGCCGGGGCCTGCTGCAGCCCGGACTCCCCGCCCCGGGCGGGCCAGCGTCTTGGGCTGCAGCCGGGCTGCCCCGCGGCGGCCTCTGGGCCGCACGCCCAGCCCGCCGCTCGCCGGGGCGCCGCTCGCCTGGGCACGGAGGGCTGGTCCCGGGGGCTGCAGGGCTCCCTCCCTCCGCACTCGGGCCCGAGCGCGCCGCCCTAAGCCCCGGCCTGCGTCCAGGCGTGCCGGGCGCAGCGTCACTAGAGGGCAGGAAACCTCGTGTCGTGCTCGGCACGGATCTGAGGGGAGCCCGGGCAGCCGGCGGGCCAAGGCCGAGGCTCTCCGCGGCGCAGGGCAGCCCGCGAAGTTGGCGCCCCGGTGCTGGGCCCTGGAGGTGGTCAGTGCTTACAGCGAGCTGGAGGAAAAcaatgggggaggagcagcagcgGCGCTGGTAAAGAAGTGCTTGGGGCGTGTCCCTCCTCAGCGGCCCAGCCCCACGAATGCCGACACAAATAAAGTGCCAGGTGTGTGTGATCCTTTGcggcctccccatcccccccgctTTTAGCCCTGCCCGTAGTTTCCATGAGCCGTGCTCCTGTGTTAAGAGAAGAGTAGCTAAAGTTACGGTTTACGTTAATTAGGtacagctttttattttttttttctggcagttTGCAAGCCCTTGGTGTGACCCACAACACTGCTTGGTGGTTGTTTTGGTCTGTAGCCGCTGAGGAAGGCTTGGCCGGGTGAAAACTTAGCTGGGTGTCCAGATAAACTCAGCCTGAGCTACATATCCAAGTGTATTTACAGAACACTCGCCGAATTCTCTTGTAGTCCTGAAATGTGGCTATCGCTGTAGTTTGTGAGCTCCATCTGCTGGTTTTGCAGCAAGCTGTTATCAAACGctattttaaagagacagtctATTAACACCCTCTCATCAACCTGATAAGTTAAGTGAGATTTAGCTTGATTATTACTTGAATAGGAGACTTCCAAAGAAATCCAGGATGCTGCAGGAAGAGAGTGGCAGTTtcatagcaaaaagaaaaggagtacttgtggcaccttagagactaaccaatttatttgagcatcggatgccgatgaagtgagctgtagctcatgaaagcttatgctcaaataaattggttagtctctaaggtgccacaagtactccttttctttttgtgaatacagactaacacggctgttactctaaaagttTCATAGCACTGATCCTTCTGGGTTAGTCCTGAGTAATTGCTCCAGTGGAGTACTTGTGGGTACTGTGCTGTGGTCAGTGCTGTCTCATGCATGAGATTTAAAATGCTTCATTAAAATCTCTTGGCATTTTTCATAAGTTAGAGGTGGTAAACACTATTTTTACCAAAGGCCACCTCAGGTAATTACACTATTTCTCTTAGCTTCCTGTCTAAAACTGTATAGCATTTAGTTGTATAGCATTGCTGCTGAGCAGGTATCACTTTCTAATGCATCAGTTACTGTGAATCAAGGAGTAGCTGAATTTACGTTTGTGATGTGTTTGGAGTCTTTTTGGGaagaaaagtgctgtataaatcagggtggatttgatttaaatcactagtcaggaagacactatttaatcatggatttctacataaaagtgcattcttggttGTTaaaaccttaatacatattcttcacaactcagagatagatgttggtttcatttttagaaggtacacactatacatttttaaagtgatttattttgaaaactttccagattagttttacagctatatcataaatgaaataaccaatcattcattttatcaaagataattgaagctgatatttatgaagtccttgggaggtgaactatctccaattcaacaggttaatcattaatatttggaggattttcctgccatgctgtattaagaggagaacatcaccaaacagacatttaaattgttttatttaactaaaacatcacattatgtattctggattttttttcttcaacaacaaacataatattttaacaaaacaagcatttgaatttttgaatttagttaaacattaaagttttttaaaatcaggtttgttttgttaaaattatttttatctaaaatagttaaattaaatttaaaaaacaaaaattcagtagactatgtcagccaggtcaacatgagaaacttaaaatatgggcttctgcagctaactcagtcatcttcattttcctgtttattgataatctggaaaagaaaaacaagctttcttgctttttcaggtcccaaatgatttctcaatttgtaatgaattagtccaaaggaagaaaatattcttttaacagcagtagctgcttctgctggtgtagaaagtgAGATTATCGCTTCAACAGTCTCTGATTCAAAGTGCTTAAGTGAcctccaccagttcactggtgtgactttctttaaaacatcagcaaacatatatttcttgaatggttctaattcccaaactgggtctcttttacggcctgctgccattatttaaaaacatttttgctgttaacaagcatgttctctctggagacacacatccacagtttgagaactgcagaactaagcatctctgatgtttatcttctagactgagcactgagtcccattggatagatagaaagattaacctaaatctgacaccccataaaattgggtccctaatccatgaactattggaactcatttacaaaactttttttaaacattacatgaatttataatccctattccatgatataTCTTTGaactataatgtatcttaattaaaactatctttagataggtttttttcctcaaaaagcattgtatcaaaaaatccaatttaaatctgtttttgatttaaaaaaaataattgatttttatccaccctgatatAAATGTAGTTTAATTATGTGATTGTAAATAAAAGGAGACACTATGGGAGAATAATCTATATCCTGTGGAAAAGAGGTCAAATCAAAAGATACTCACTGCAGTTTTGAAGAggagaagaagggaaaaaaaaaaaaaagcaaagggaaAGAGATAAAATTGAGGTATATTGTGAAGTCATTGTCGGTGCAGCTTTGCCAGCTAGAAGAATATTGCTTAAAAGGGAGATTTGAGGTCTAGATGCACTGAactaggaatcaggagacctggattctgtccctggctctcccACTGCCTTGCTGTGtcatcttgggcaaatcatttaatctcttgTCTTTTTCCTCGTACTTTTCTATTTGGGGCAGGAATGTCGTCTTGTATGTGTAGAGGGCCTAGTAGTGAGTCTTGGTTGTGGCCTCTTGGTTCTgttggaatacaaataataaataaacgtTGGTTGTGAGCGATTGTGTTTTGGGGATTGTATTTGAAAACCGGCTTTGCACGTCATAGCATTTTCTGCTTAAGGacttcaatgtgctttacaaatattaactaaccCTTACAGCTGTCTCACTCATTAGGACACTACCCCTATGAGGTAGACAAGTAATATTCgtattttcatagatttttaaggccagaagagaggatTCAATCAtttcatctgacctcctgtatataacACAGACcttagaatttcacccagttactcttGCATTGTGAgttcattttacaggtgggaaacctGATCGTTTGACAGGGTAACTGTCTTGGTGAAATGTGAAGTCCTAGAATACATCAGGTgtggtatttccagtagagagagggAAGTGTTAATATCCTTATAAGGTACTGGTGACACCTCATctgaaatattgtgtgcagttcttgtctcccatgtttaagaaagatgaattcaaactagaacaggtgcagagaagggctctaggatgatcagaggaagggaaaacctaccttatgagaagagacttgaggagcttggcttgtttagcctaaccaaatgaaggctgagagga comes from Lepidochelys kempii isolate rLepKem1 chromosome 6, rLepKem1.hap2, whole genome shotgun sequence and encodes:
- the LOC140913021 gene encoding uncharacterized protein yields the protein MMAEDSPKRRKANFNEAETEVLIEQVLKHEQMLFAAGPGRASPGQKRRVWELIRHKVNPVAACPRDVEDLKKRWRDLKRRDRSKLCRLSQGCGPAGHSGGLGLLLCTEEMPQPGPQPDHQRAYGSALGPAEAVPIVGGIDTLDLPGASVVDLGFTDDPGPSHQPCLEKMNLKEEIVVKVVEPEESSEDMAVVPPSQEQLPFLGTAGSGLSGKVKAKTKGRSQTDQNEITEEDLMQIQQNQMQVIQSGFDSVNHNLRLLQQGMQDLSNSLSIMAHTLVAIKNVYVKNNTGPTTYATTSTQTTAGYLSPGSPQISPAEDRGRAQVAGSSSRSSSCSSSSMSQEPGPSEFPRPPLRTIKKEHPNGCYYFCFADV